From Aptenodytes patagonicus chromosome 1, bAptPat1.pri.cur, whole genome shotgun sequence, one genomic window encodes:
- the LOC143163903 gene encoding alpha-2-macroglobulin-like protein 1 has product MWTPFLLSYLLYTLGIVAQPRYLIIVPAALPYPSSQRVCLDLRGVEKPIRVALTLVHPSGNLSLYRKVVRNNWIFECSKFQVPQPAGSQEVGTVHLRISNGHYFTANEEKQVLIRRAGTGTFIQMDKPIYNPGQTVKFRIVTLTEDFAPVNRKYSVVEVQDPNQNRIGQWLDVRPKQGIADLSFQLAAELSLGTYTINVVNPKVSSTFKVEEPVLQKFDVFFEGPAQIYPSDKIFPLRVCGRYSYGKAVQGTMRVTLCQKARRRPQNASKDICREYSGPTMSKGCFTPSVSTSVFNLAPSEEDGKLYAEASLLEMGTGVQINTSSQILVSRTAARAVFETPNAYYIPGVPYKGKIKLQDHYGNGMKNRKVYLVIKFMRRRFIKTYITDGSGIASFNLDTTAWNSSSVSLEGRFTLEDLTHTLRKTDFSYTNAYHHLQPFHVTTKSFLDIHPLTETLPCGLKQNVQVTFTLSRDDLGEDTSRIGFAYYVTGKAGIVVRGQRSVQVGKLNMLKGSFSIPLTFTADFTPSPSLVVYAIFPGGGVTADSIHFDVALCFENQVKVGFPAKEAHSGSTVQLRLQAAPGSLCAVQAVDENMFFVRPESELTSQMVYGLFPAAYRHGYPAQVEEHSDHCVQPQSMSSLLRGKPQHSFQPDIFNLFRNMGLKIFSNLVIKKLSQCFHRADRKPTMGGPSTEDQRITKEQPQFTTHGRLHHYFPETWIWNLFSIGSNGSRSVLVTAPAAAAEWKVKTFCLAGRGFGLAPTTSLRTVQPFFVDVTLPHSVIRGETFMLKATVFNYLQQCMQIHVALAKSSDFQVEPCRTCRDKECLCAEESKTFTWNVTAVQLGTLNITVRIEVLDTTPRCGGRKPLPATIRRRHTLVKHLLVRPEGVLVEKSYSSLLCPRGGNMAEEPVSLRLPGNVVKGSARASISISGDLMGTALQNLDRLVQMPHGCGEQNMVLFAPIVYVLQYLEKTRQLTPEIKERATGFLRNGYQMQLLYRHRDGSYSVFGQQDGEGNTWLTAFVVKSFGQARKYIYVDDKNIQDALRWLEQNQLPSGCFATKGSLFHSSLKGSMDDEISLGAYVAAALLELGQPLKGKLMQTTLRCLQQAVHNITNIYTEAVLAYAFALAGDYETTQELLYKLEEQAIKSGGRIHWSPKPSSPASTDFWPGTQSVDIELTAYVLLAYLSKPRVHAGDMTTAAGIVAWLTRQQNAYGGFASTQDTVVALQALAKYAARTFSTSGQALVRVKSQRGFGKAFQVNRQKRLLVQQAALTEVPGQFLVQVYGSSCVFAQTVLRYHEPPPRAAITFTLRVNTEMTNCSQANARVLTVRILASYIGSRVTSNMVIVEVSLLSGFILAPGSRMLLERRTIVKKIEVKADVVYIYLEKLNDESQTFILQLEQVIQMKNLKPASIKVYDYYQPEERALADYSAACS; this is encoded by the exons GAGGTACCTGATCATCGTTCCAGCTGCACTGCCCTACCCCTCTTCCCAGAGGGTGTGCTTGGACCTCCGTGGGGTGGAGAAGCCTATTCGTGTGGCCTTAACTCTTGTGCATCCATCTGGCAACCTCAGCCTCTACCGCAAGGTTGTCCGGAACAACTGGATCTTTGAGTGCTCCAAATTTCAG GTCCCCCAACCTGCAGGCAGCCAGGAGGTGGGCACTGTCCACCTGCGCATCTCCAATGGCCACTACTTCACTGCAAATGAAGAGAAGCAAGTCCTGATCcgcagggctggcacaggcaccttCATCCAGATGGATAAACCCATCTATAACCCAGGACAGACAG TGAAATTCCGGATCGTGACGTTGACTGAAGATTTTGCTCCCGTTAACAGAAAG TACTCTGTGGTGGAAGTCCAG GACCCAAACCAAAACCGCATTGGCCAGTGGCTGGATGTGAGACCAAAACAGGGCATTGCAGATCTCTCTTTCCAGTTAGCTGCCGAACTCTCTCTGGGGACTTACACCATCAACGTGGTGAACCCAAAAGTGTCCAGTACCTTTAAGGTGGAGGAACCCG TGTTGCAAAAGTTTGATGTTTTCTTTGAGGGACCAGCTCAGATTTATCCTTCAGATAAAATTTTCCCACTGCGTGTGTGCGGCAG GTACAGCTATGGGAAAGCAGTGCAAGGGACCATGCGGGTGACTTTGTGCCAGAAGGCAAGGAGGCGTCCTCAGAATGCCAGCAAGGACATCTGTAGGGAATACAGTGGTCCG ACAATGAGCAAGGGGTGCTTCACCCCTTCTGTAAGCACGTCAGTCTTCAACCTGGCTCCCAGCGAGGAAGACGGCAAGCTCTATGCAGAAGCCTCTCTCCTGGAGATGGGCACAG GGGTGCAGATCAACACCTCCAGCCAAATCCTCGTCTCCAGGACAGCTGCAAGGGCAGTGTTTGAGACACCAAACGCATACTACATCCCTGGAGTACCCTACAAGGGGAAG ATTAAGCTTCAGGATCACTATGGAAATggtatgaaaaacagaaaagtttatcTTGTGATAAAGTTCATGAGGCGTCGGTTTATCAAAACATACATCACAGATGGCAGTGGAATAGCATCCTTCAACCTGGACACAACTGCCTGGAACAGCTCATCAGTCTCTTTGGAG GGAAGGTTCACATTGGAGGATCTCACGCACACACTTCGAAAAACTGACTTCAGTTACACAAACGCTTACCATCACCTGCAGCCCTTCCATGTCACAACCAAGAGTTTCCTGGACATACACCCACTCACAGAAACACTGCCTTGTGGGCTGAAGCAGAATGTCCAGGTGACCTTCACGCTCAGTCGGGACGACCTGGGAGAAGACACCAGCCGTATAGGTTTTGCATATTAT GTCACTGGGAAGGCTGGAATTGTTGTCAGGGGCCAGAGGAGTGTCCAGGTTGGGAAGCTGAACA TGTTGAAGGGCTCCTTCTCCATCCCATTGACCTTCACTGCTGACTTCACCCCATCACCTTCCTTAGTGGTGTATGCCATCTTCCCCGGTGGAGGGGTAACAGCTGACAGCATCCATTTTGATGTTGCCTTGTGCTTTGAAAACCAG GTCAAGGTAGGATTCCCAGCTAAAGAAGCCCACTCAGGGTCAACAGTGCAGCTCCGACTGCAGGCAGCCCCTGGCTCCCTGTGTGCAGTACAGGCAGTGGATGAAAACATGTTCTTTGTGAGACCAGAGAGCGAGCTGACAAGCCAAATG GTCTATGGTTTGTTCCCTGCTGCCTACCGACATGGATACCCTGCCCAAGTAGAAGAGCATTCAGATCACTGTGTTCAGCCCCAGTCCATGTCATCTCTGCTACGAGGGAAGCCACAGCATTCCTTTCAGCCTGACATCTTTAACCTCTTCCGG AACATGGGGCTGAAAATCTTCTCAAACCTTGTAATCAAGAAGCTGTCTCAGTGCTTTCATCGGGCAGATAGGAAGCCGACCATGG GGGGGCCTTCTACAGAAGACCAAAGAATCACTAAGGAACAACCCCAATTTACAACCCATGGAAGACTTCACCACTATTTCCCTGAAACTTGGATCTGGAATCTGTTCTCTATTGG CTCCAACGGCAGCCGGAGTGTCCTGGTCACAGCGCCTGCTGCTGCCGCAGAGTGGAAAGTCAAGACATTCTGCTTGGCTGGGAGGGGATTTGGCCTTGCCCCGACCACAAGCCTCAGAACAGTCCAGCCCTTCTTTGTGGATGTGACACTGCCACATTCTGTCATTCGAGGAGAGACCTTCATGCTGAAAGCTACTGTCTTCAACTACCTGCAGCAATGCATGCAG ATCCATGTGGCCCTGGCTAAATCGTCAGACTTCCAGGTGGAGCCATGCCGGACCTGCAGGGACAAGGAATGTCTGTGTGCAGAGGAGTCCAAGACCTTCACGTGGAATGTGACAGCAGTCCAGCTGG GGACTCTGAATATCACAGTGAGGATAGAGGTACTGGACACCACGCCACGGTGTGGGGGCAGGAAGCCCTTGCCAGCTACCATAAGGCGGAGGCATACGCTGGTCAAACACTTGCTGGTCCGG ccagaAGGTGTGTTAGTGGAGAAGTCTTACAGCTCCCTTCTGTGCCCGAGAGGAG GAAACATGGCTGAAGAACCTGTGTCCCTTCGCCTCCCTGGCAATGTAGTAAAGGGATCTGCCAGGGCTTCCATTTCCATCTCAG GTGACCTCATGGGGACAGCACTGCAGAACCTAGATCGTCTGGTGCAGATGCCCCACGGCTGTGGGGAACAGAACATGGTGCTGTTTGCCCCCATTGTCTATGTGCTGCAGTACCTGGAGAAGACGAGGCAGCTGACCCCTGAGATCAAGGAGAGGGCAACAGGATTCCTGCGCAATG GGTACCAGATGCAGCTTCTTTATAGGCACAGAGATGGGTCCTACAGTGTCTTtgggcagcaggatggggaagggaaCACTTG GCTGACAGCTTTTGTAGTCAAGAGTTTCGGCCAAGCCAGAAAATACATCTATGTAGACGACAAGAACATCCAGGATGCCTTACGCTGGCTAGAGCAAAACCAGCTCCCCAGTGGTTGCTTTGCCACCAAAGGGAGCCTCTTTCACTCCTCCCTAAAG GGCAGCATGGATGATGAAATCTCCCTGGGGGCGTATGTCGCTGCAGCGCTGCTGGAGCTGGGTCAGCCGCTGAAG GGCAAGCTGATGCAGACTACCctccgctgcctgcagcaggcagttCACAACATCACCAACATCTACACAGAAGCTGTGCTGGCCTATGCCTTTGCCCTGGCTGGGGACTATGAGACAACCCAGGAGCTGCTGTACAAACTGGAGGAACAGGCCATCAAATCAG gaggACGAATCCACTGGAGCCCCAAGCCAAGCTCTCCAGCTTCCACAGACTTCTGGCCTGGTACTCAGTCAGTGGACATAGAGTTGACAGCCTACGTGCTCCTGGCGTACCTCTCTAAGCCACGGGTGCATGCAGGTGACATGACAACTGCAGCTGGTATTGTGGCGTGGCTGACCCGGCAGCAGAATGCCTACGGGGGCTTTGCCTCCACCCAG GACACAGTTGTTGCCTTGCAAGCCTTAGCAAAATACGCAGCAAGGACGTTCAGCACATCAGGCCAAGCGCTTGTGAGGGTGAAGTCCCAGAGGGGCTTTGGGAAGGCTTTCCAAGTCAACCGCCAGAAGCGGCTGCTGGTGCAGCAGGCAGCACTGACAGAGGTCCCAGGGCAGTTCCTGGTGCAGGTCTACGGCAGCAGCTGCGTCTTTGCTCAG ACAGTGCTGAGGTACCACGAGCCTCCCCCGCGCGCTGCTATAACCTTCACTCTGCGTGTCAACACAGAGATGACCAACTGTAGCCAGGCCAATGCGCGTGTCCTCACCGTCCGCATCCTTGCCAG CTACATCGGGAGCAGAGTCACATCCAACATGGTGATTGTGGAGGTCTCCCTGCTGTCTGGATTCATCCTGGCTCCCGGATCCAGGATGTTG CTGGAGCGCAGAACCATTGTTAAGAAAATAGAAGTGAAAGCTGATGTGGTCTACATTTATCTGGAGAAG CTGAACGATGAATCTCAGACTTTCATTCTGCAACTGGAACAAGTAATTCAGATGAAGAACCTGAAACCAGCCAGCATCAAAGTCTATGATTACTACCAGCCAG AGGAGCGAGCCTTGGCTGACTACAGTGCTGCCTGTAGTTGA